From Desulfovibrio intestinalis, one genomic window encodes:
- a CDS encoding aromatic amino acid transport family protein, protein MNFRLPPVLGGTTLVAGTAIGAGMLALPMASAGMWFYWSTALMLVSWFVMLRSSQALLEVSLHFEPGHSFHTMVRDLLGPKWSFANGCAVTFVLYTLIYAYVSGGGSIIEQSITSITGNAPPRLLASLVFALLLTTFIWWSSKAVDRFSILLVGGMVITYLFSISGMATHLRIDTLMDSNGNGGEMIFLWGAVSTYLTSFCFHASVPSLVKYMGKEPRTINASLRYGTVVALVCYMSWLTVADGNISREDFKAVIAAGGNVGDLMAATGNNLGSFLILRMLESFSLLAVATSFLGAGLGLFDYIADLCKFDDTNWGRTKTLLVTFAPPILGGIIWPDGFLPAIGWAGLASAFWAVIIPALLLAAARNQFGKTGYVTPGGRLTIPMLLFYGCFVAICHTLFVFNLLPMYH, encoded by the coding sequence ATGAATTTTCGTCTCCCCCCTGTACTTGGCGGCACGACCCTTGTGGCCGGAACCGCCATTGGCGCTGGTATGCTGGCTTTACCTATGGCTTCGGCAGGAATGTGGTTTTACTGGTCCACTGCACTTATGCTTGTGTCGTGGTTTGTCATGCTGCGCTCAAGCCAGGCCTTGCTGGAAGTGAGTCTGCACTTTGAACCTGGGCACAGCTTCCACACGATGGTGCGCGACTTACTTGGTCCAAAGTGGAGTTTCGCCAACGGCTGCGCTGTAACCTTTGTGCTTTACACTCTTATCTACGCCTATGTCAGCGGTGGCGGCTCAATCATTGAACAAAGCATAACTTCAATAACCGGAAATGCGCCGCCAAGGCTGCTCGCCAGTCTTGTTTTTGCGCTGCTGCTTACAACTTTTATCTGGTGGAGTTCAAAGGCAGTGGACAGGTTTTCCATTCTGCTTGTTGGCGGCATGGTTATAACCTACCTCTTTTCCATCAGCGGTATGGCAACTCACCTCCGTATTGACACCCTGATGGATAGCAATGGCAACGGCGGGGAAATGATCTTCCTGTGGGGAGCAGTATCAACCTACCTGACGTCATTCTGCTTTCACGCATCGGTGCCCAGTCTGGTCAAATATATGGGCAAGGAGCCGCGCACAATTAACGCAAGCTTGCGCTATGGAACAGTTGTGGCCCTTGTTTGTTATATGTCGTGGTTAACGGTAGCCGATGGCAATATTTCCCGTGAAGATTTCAAAGCTGTCATTGCGGCTGGCGGCAATGTTGGCGACCTTATGGCCGCTACAGGCAATAACCTTGGCAGTTTTCTCATCCTGCGCATGCTGGAAAGCTTTTCTTTGCTGGCAGTAGCAACGTCCTTTCTTGGAGCAGGGCTTGGTCTTTTTGACTATATAGCCGACCTGTGCAAATTTGATGACACCAATTGGGGCCGAACCAAAACACTGCTGGTCACTTTTGCCCCGCCCATTTTGGGCGGCATTATCTGGCCAGACGGCTTTTTGCCTGCTATTGGCTGGGCCGGTTTGGCTTCAGCATTTTGGGCTGTCATTATACCCGCGCTGCTGTTAGCAGCAGCGCGTAACCAGTTTGGAAAAACTGGTTATGTGACGCCGGGGGGCCGTCTTACCATCCCCATGCTGTTGTTTTATGGTTGCTTTGTGGCCATCTGTCATACACTTTTTGTTTTCAATCTTTTACCCATGTACCACTGA
- a CDS encoding bile acid:sodium symporter family protein has protein sequence MLRLAIKISAAITRYMGIVVIACSVLALWKPELFLWVAPYITILLGLIMFGMGMTLRVGDFSHVLANPARILLGIAAQFVIMSLLAFVLCHICALPPDIAMGLILVGAAPGGTAANVLAYIAKGNVPYAVTLTSVGTFLSLFLMPLFTWLLGGVWIPVDVWGLMFSISKIVVVPVLLGLVAHRFFSGFTKNALPFLPLLSALTITLVVAGILAINAGNILKAGLDILVAVVCLNISGLGLGSLLARFMRFDTSTARAFCLSVGTKNSGLATALALAHFSPSAAIAGALYSVWQNISGALLSNFFHTRQQKSPPTKDR, from the coding sequence TTGCTGCGCCTTGCAATTAAAATCAGCGCCGCTATCACACGCTATATGGGCATAGTGGTTATTGCCTGTTCGGTTCTGGCTCTCTGGAAGCCAGAGCTTTTTTTGTGGGTGGCCCCATATATCACAATTTTGTTGGGCCTCATCATGTTCGGTATGGGCATGACCCTGCGCGTGGGTGATTTCAGCCATGTGTTGGCCAACCCTGCGCGTATTTTACTGGGAATAGCTGCCCAGTTTGTCATTATGAGTTTGCTGGCCTTTGTCCTCTGCCATATTTGCGCCTTGCCGCCTGACATAGCTATGGGACTTATCCTTGTTGGCGCTGCGCCAGGAGGCACAGCGGCAAATGTTCTGGCTTACATTGCCAAGGGTAATGTGCCGTATGCCGTAACCCTTACTTCTGTGGGAACCTTTCTTTCGCTTTTTCTCATGCCCTTGTTTACCTGGCTTCTTGGCGGCGTGTGGATTCCGGTGGATGTTTGGGGCTTGATGTTTTCCATCAGTAAAATTGTTGTCGTTCCCGTCTTGTTGGGCCTTGTGGCACACCGCTTTTTTAGCGGTTTTACCAAAAACGCCCTGCCCTTTCTTCCCCTGCTTTCGGCTCTGACCATCACGCTTGTTGTGGCGGGCATTCTGGCGATCAACGCTGGAAATATCCTGAAGGCCGGACTCGATATTCTGGTGGCTGTTGTGTGCCTCAATATTTCAGGGCTGGGGCTTGGCAGCCTTCTTGCCCGTTTCATGCGCTTTGACACAAGTACAGCGCGTGCCTTTTGTCTTTCAGTAGGAACCAAAAATTCTGGTCTTGCCACCGCGCTGGCCCTGGCGCACTTTTCTCCGTCAGCAGCCATTGCAGGTGCTCTTTACAGCGTCTGGCAAAATATTTCTGGTGCGCTGCTTTCCAATTTTTTTCATACCCGCCAGCAAAAATCCCCCCCAACCAAGGATAGATAA